The proteins below are encoded in one region of Limnochorda pilosa:
- a CDS encoding Na(+)/H(+) antiporter subunit C encodes MELLTSLAIGVLVGCGIYLLLQRELLRVVLGTVLISHGANLMLFISGGVKRGGPPILGDAVTAAAGTPAYTDPLPQALILTAIVIGFATTAFVLVLAYRAYQAHGTDDTEGLRSLEDPHE; translated from the coding sequence ATGGAGCTCCTGACCTCACTGGCCATCGGGGTGCTCGTCGGGTGTGGCATCTACCTGCTGCTGCAGCGCGAGCTGTTGCGGGTGGTGCTGGGCACGGTGCTCATCTCCCACGGGGCGAACCTGATGCTCTTCATCTCGGGGGGCGTCAAGCGGGGCGGGCCGCCGATCCTTGGGGACGCGGTGACCGCCGCCGCGGGCACGCCGGCCTACACCGATCCGCTGCCGCAGGCGCTCATCCTGACCGCGATCGTCATCGGCTTCGCCACCACCGCCTTCGTGCTGGTCCTGGCCTACCGGGCATACCAGGCCCATGGCACCGACGACACCGAAGGCCTGAGGAGCCTGGAGGATCCCCATGAGTAG
- a CDS encoding MnhB domain-containing protein, with protein sequence MDALIPRLVSRIATPLILALALYLFLRGHNNPGGGFIAGLVAASAIVLQAVVWSREEAGRYVPVPGWLFIGLGLLFAAGTGIGGILLGYPFLTHAFGPVHLGRFEVELATAQLFDLGVFLVVVGTTQSVILNISGDPVIRPEAPAGPMGNGAGAGVSVEDGGKRGVDRAPAAADGGVAPPAGEETGAIRHEGEGSRPWSS encoded by the coding sequence ATGGATGCCTTGATCCCCCGCCTGGTCTCCCGGATCGCGACCCCGCTCATCCTGGCCCTGGCCCTCTACCTCTTCCTGCGGGGGCACAACAACCCCGGGGGTGGCTTCATCGCCGGGCTGGTGGCCGCTTCGGCCATCGTCCTCCAGGCGGTGGTGTGGAGCAGGGAAGAGGCCGGGCGGTACGTGCCGGTTCCGGGTTGGCTCTTCATCGGGTTGGGGCTCCTCTTCGCGGCGGGCACCGGCATCGGCGGGATCCTGCTGGGCTACCCCTTCCTCACCCACGCCTTCGGGCCCGTCCACCTGGGGCGTTTCGAGGTGGAACTGGCCACCGCCCAGCTCTTCGACCTGGGCGTCTTCCTGGTGGTGGTGGGCACGACCCAGTCGGTCATCCTCAACATTTCGGGCGATCCGGTGATCCGGCCGGAGGCTCCGGCCGGGCCCATGGGCAACGGGGCGGGGGCGGGTGTCTCCGTGGAAGACGGGGGCAAGCGCGGGGTGGACCGAGCGCCGGCAGCGGCCGACGGAGGAGTGGCCCCGCCCGCGGGCGAGGAGACGGGAGCCATCCGGCACGAGGGGGAGGGGAGCCGCCCATGGAGCTCCTGA